Within Acinetobacter sp. LoGeW2-3, the genomic segment ACTGACGTGCGTGTTGCAGAGTTGTCTCATTAATTTCCACACCACCAGTCATTCGTGCAAGTTCTTGAATCCGTTCATCTTCTTCTAGATCGAGAATCATACTGCTGGCTGGGTCAGTTTGCTGCTTCTTCACCAGTAAATGTTGATCTGACTGCGCTGCAACTTGCGCCTGATGGGTGATACACAGAATTTGTACATGCTGCGCTAGATCCGCTAACAGGCGCCCCACAATTTCAGCTGTACCACCACTGATGCCGACATCAATCTCGTCAAAGACCAGAACTTCAGCTTCGGTCTTCTCAGCATTCATTACCTGCATCACCAAGGCGATACGTGACAATTCACCACCGGATGCTACACGTGCCAGCGGTTGTGCTGGAATACCTTTATTGGCAGTAAACAGCAACTGGATAAAGCTTAAACCTTCACTGTTCGGTTCATCGAGTGGTTCAAATTTAAATTCAAAATAGGCTTCTGGCAGCGCCAGCTGTTTCACCTGTTCAGTCAGCTGTTTCGCTAATGGAGCAGCCGCTTCACGACGGATTTCATCTAGATGTTGGGCTTTAGCCAAGAACTCTTGATAAGACAGTTCAACTTGTTCAGCCAGTGTTTCCGGATCTTCAAGCTGATGTAGTTGTTCCAGTTCAGCTAGCCAAGCTTCATATTCTTCTTTTAGTAATTCCGGCTGAGTGCGGTATTTGCGTGCCAGACGATGGAATACTTCAAGTTGGGAATTCAGCTCTTCCATACGTTCTGGATCGAAACTTTGACGATCTATAAAATGACGCAGGTTGGCTGTAGCATCTTCAATTTCACTCTGTGCATTTAGCAAAGAAGTATAAATTTCAGATAATTGTTCACTACGACCTACATGCGATTCCACACGGCGTAAAATGGATGATAATTCCTGATTAATATTTTGTTCTGCTTCATCCAGGCCATTCAAACTATAGACACAGTCCTGCATAATCGCTTCATGATGAGAGAGGCGATCAAATTCCTGTTCAATTTCCTGATAATCGACCTGTACGACATCTTCAAGTTCTTCAAGCTGTAGTTCCAGTGTTTCCATTCGCTGTTTACGGGTGGCTTGAGCATCAAGTGCAGCCTGATGCTGACGGATATTTTTATGCCAAGTACTATATGCATCACGGACGGCTTGGGCAGGCTCATAGAAATTATAATAACGATCCAGCCAATGCTTTGGATACGGTGGTTCTAGGAGTTGCTGCTGGCTGTGCTGGCTATACAGTTGTACCAATAGACGGCCAATTTCTTTGAGTTCAGACAAGCTACTTGGGCGACCATTAATCCAGGCCTTACTGCGGCCCGTAGCAAAAATCACACGACGTAAATGAATTTCACCAGACTCATCATCCAGTTCATGTTCTTTTAGCCAGAGTGCTTCAGGACTATTGTCCTGATAGCTAAAGGTTGCTGTCACATCAGCCTTTTCTGAACCATAGCGCACATAGTTGGTATCGGTGCGTTCACCCAAACAGGCGGAGAGGGCATCTAGCAATAAAGACTTACCAGCGCCGGTCTCGCCGGTGAGCACGTTAAAACCTTGATGAATATCAATGGCCAGGTGGTCAGCTAAGGCAAAGTTGATCAGAGTTAAATGTGTCAGCATACACGCATCCAAGCTGCGAAAAGTTTGATTGATATCAAGTAGGATCTGAAATGGATCAGATCATGTATGTCATTATAAATCAGGATGAAACCTCTTGATTCTATCTTATATTGTAGTCAATGATACAAGCAGATTTTGTAGTATTGTCAGTATGCGCGACTAAAGCAGGTTAATCTTCCTTCAGAAGTTATGAGTCAATACATTTCTATGATTTCTGTTTAATTTGATTTTGAGTCTTAGAATTTCTTATCACGCTCTAAATCACTTTATTTTATATATTTATAACTTAGATATTTGTGCAAAATATACACAGAAAATTTTAAGCTGAGGTAGGCAAACTTCGATTGATTAGTTGGGAATGCACATTTAAACTACAGCCATTCAATATTATAAAACCCGTGCTCTGGAGATAAACGGATGTCAGCTCAGTTTGACCAAGTTTCAGTACTTAAGAAATCAAATGTATATTTTGGCGGTCTGTGCATCAGCCATGTGGTGCAGTTTGAAGATGGTACTAAAAAAACATTAGGGGTAATTTTACCCACTGAAACTCCACTAACATTTGAAACACATGTGCCTGAGCGTATGGAAATTATCTCTGGCGAATGTCGTGTACAAATTGCGGATAATGAAGAAAGTGAACTGTTCCGTGCCGGTCAGTCTTTCTATGTGCCAGGCAATAGCCGTTTTAAAATCGAAACTGATGATGTATTAGATTACGTTTGTCATTTTGAAGGCTAACTTTAGGATCTCATATCCTTAACCGAACTGAAGCTGATCAGGAAATTTTCTGCCGAATCGGTTAAACTTAAATTTATACAGAAATCCTGTGAAGCTGGCTTTGCAGGATTTTTCTTTTGCAGCATATTTCCCAAATTAATTTAGAGGTCGTTCATGGCTAAACCTGAGTATTTTTATGGCGTACATTCAGTTGAGTCATTACTGGAGATTGAGCCTGAACGCGTCCTGACGCTGTTTACTCTGAAAGGCCGTGATGATCAACGCTTGAAGCGTGTATTAGAGCTTGCTGAACCGTTTGGGATTAGTGTGCAACAAGCCAGTCGTGACAAGCTGGAAAAGCTGGCAGGTTTGCCGTTTCACCAAGGTGTTGTAGCTGCTGTACGTCCGCATCCAACTTTAAATGAAAAAGATTTAGAAGAGCTTTTAAAGCAAGATCCGCAAGCACTTTTATTGGCACTTGATCAGGTCACAGATCCACATAACCTGGGTGCCTGTATTCGTACCGCAGCTGCGATGGGTGTAGTGGCTGTGATTGTGCCACGTGATCGTTCTGCAAGCTTGACACCGACAGCGCGTAAAGTAGCCGCTGGTGGGGCTGAAAAAGTTAAATTTATTCAGGTGACCAATCTGGCACGTACTTTAGGGCAGATCAAAGAAGATTTTAATGTCCGGGTAGTAGGTACGATGCTGGATGAAAAGGCATTGCCGATTCAGCAGTTCGATTTTACCGGTACCAGTGTGTGTGTAGTAATGGGTGCTGAAGATACCGGATTACGTCCAATTACCCAAAGCCAGTGCGATCAAACGGTTTATATTCCAATGGCAGGCAACTTGCAAAGTCTCAATGTGAGTGTGGCGACAGGTATGGCTTTATATGAAGCTTGCCGTCAGCGTAATGCTTAATTCCTGATGAGATTATCCACGCGCGCGCAGGGTTATTTTTTCCTTTTAACCACCATGTGTATCTGGGGTGGTTTTACTTTAACCGCCCGACTGAATGCAATCTGGCAGATTAGTGCCTGGGATATCGTCGCACTACGATTTTCTCTGGCTTTTCTGATCCTGATGCCGATTTTACTCTATCGTAAAGAGGCTTCTTTTTTACTGAGAAAAGAATCTTTTATCTTGGCCATGATCGGTGGAGTGGTGTATTGCCTGTTTGCTTACAGCGCATTTCATTATGCACCAACTGCCCATGCCGCCATTTTTTTAAATGGCTGTATACCACTGTGTACTGCGGTAATGGCTTACTTTTTGATGAATCAAGCCTTTGATAAACATACCTGGATCAGTCTGATCATCATGATTGTGGTGCTATGTCTGATGAGTGTGCTGATGTATCAGGAAACGGGCGTGGCCTTTGGGGTAGGGGATATCCTGTTTTTTATCAGTGCGATTTTATGGGGAGTATTTACGGTCTTATTACGTAAATATCAACTGTCTGCCTGGCAAGCCATGTGTGGTGTTGCGATCTGGTCGGCTGTGGTTTATGTGCCGCTTTATCTGCTATTTTTACCTAAAAATCTTAGCGTACCTGAGCCACAACATTTACTGTTTCAAACACTCTTCCATGGCGTATTTGTGGTCATCATTGCGACCTTAACTTATGTAGAAGCGATTAAGCGGCTTGGTGCATTTAAGGCCGGAAGTATTACCAATTTAGCGCCTTTTATTGCTGCTATCTTGGCAGTGCCGCTGTTAAATGAAACGCTGAGTTTGGCGATGGTCTGTGGTTTGGTCGGGATGGCGATTGGTGCCTTGCAGCCATGGCGTTGGCTACAGCATCAGGACAGTTTGGCAATCAAACTAGAAGAACAAAAAAAGCAGTCTTAAAGACTGCTTTTTTTATTGGTTTAGGGCCCTTTGTAAATATTGCTCATGCAGTGGTTGAAGTTGGGCATATAAATGCTGCAGATGACCATCATTTAATACAATATCATCAGCCAGTTGTTGTTTTCGCTCACGTGGCATTTGCGCTGCAATGATGCGATGAATCTGTTCAATATTTTGACCATCACGCTGTGAAGCACGTTGGACCTGTAATTCAATGGAAGCATCGATCAGCAAAGTATGATCAGTGAGTTCATGTTGATTGGTTTCAAATAGCAGCGGAGAAACCAGAATTACATAAGGGCTTTGAGCATCCTGTAGCTGATGAATAATTGAATTTCGGATTGCGGGATGAGTAATACTTTCCAATGTTTTACGGGCATCATTAGATTGGAAAATATGTTCTCTTAAAGCACGACGATTTAAGCTTCCATCTTCCTGCAGCACCCAGTTACCAAAGGCGTGCTGAATTTGTAGTAGCGCGGGCTGACCGACTTCGACAATTTCCCGCGCGACGATATCAGCATCAACGACTACAATACCTTGTTGTTCAAACCATTGACTGGCAGCAGACTTACCACTACCAATCCCACCAGTCAGACCTAATACAAATTTCAATTTATTGACCCAAATAAACTTTCATAATCTGTTCGCCCCATAAGAAAGCGATCCAGCCTGCAATGGCAATATAAGGACCG encodes:
- the rlmB gene encoding 23S rRNA (guanosine(2251)-2'-O)-methyltransferase RlmB, yielding MAKPEYFYGVHSVESLLEIEPERVLTLFTLKGRDDQRLKRVLELAEPFGISVQQASRDKLEKLAGLPFHQGVVAAVRPHPTLNEKDLEELLKQDPQALLLALDQVTDPHNLGACIRTAAAMGVVAVIVPRDRSASLTPTARKVAAGGAEKVKFIQVTNLARTLGQIKEDFNVRVVGTMLDEKALPIQQFDFTGTSVCVVMGAEDTGLRPITQSQCDQTVYIPMAGNLQSLNVSVATGMALYEACRQRNA
- a CDS encoding pyrimidine/purine nucleoside phosphorylase, with protein sequence MSAQFDQVSVLKKSNVYFGGLCISHVVQFEDGTKKTLGVILPTETPLTFETHVPERMEIISGECRVQIADNEESELFRAGQSFYVPGNSRFKIETDDVLDYVCHFEG
- the coaE gene encoding dephospho-CoA kinase (Dephospho-CoA kinase (CoaE) performs the final step in coenzyme A biosynthesis.), with product MKFVLGLTGGIGSGKSAASQWFEQQGIVVVDADIVAREIVEVGQPALLQIQHAFGNWVLQEDGSLNRRALREHIFQSNDARKTLESITHPAIRNSIIHQLQDAQSPYVILVSPLLFETNQHELTDHTLLIDASIELQVQRASQRDGQNIEQIHRIIAAQMPRERKQQLADDIVLNDGHLQHLYAQLQPLHEQYLQRALNQ
- the recN gene encoding DNA repair protein RecN, yielding MLTHLTLINFALADHLAIDIHQGFNVLTGETGAGKSLLLDALSACLGERTDTNYVRYGSEKADVTATFSYQDNSPEALWLKEHELDDESGEIHLRRVIFATGRSKAWINGRPSSLSELKEIGRLLVQLYSQHSQQQLLEPPYPKHWLDRYYNFYEPAQAVRDAYSTWHKNIRQHQAALDAQATRKQRMETLELQLEELEDVVQVDYQEIEQEFDRLSHHEAIMQDCVYSLNGLDEAEQNINQELSSILRRVESHVGRSEQLSEIYTSLLNAQSEIEDATANLRHFIDRQSFDPERMEELNSQLEVFHRLARKYRTQPELLKEEYEAWLAELEQLHQLEDPETLAEQVELSYQEFLAKAQHLDEIRREAAAPLAKQLTEQVKQLALPEAYFEFKFEPLDEPNSEGLSFIQLLFTANKGIPAQPLARVASGGELSRIALVMQVMNAEKTEAEVLVFDEIDVGISGGTAEIVGRLLADLAQHVQILCITHQAQVAAQSDQHLLVKKQQTDPASSMILDLEEDERIQELARMTGGVEINETTLQHARQLRQLKFQHV
- a CDS encoding DMT family transporter, which codes for MRLSTRAQGYFFLLTTMCIWGGFTLTARLNAIWQISAWDIVALRFSLAFLILMPILLYRKEASFLLRKESFILAMIGGVVYCLFAYSAFHYAPTAHAAIFLNGCIPLCTAVMAYFLMNQAFDKHTWISLIIMIVVLCLMSVLMYQETGVAFGVGDILFFISAILWGVFTVLLRKYQLSAWQAMCGVAIWSAVVYVPLYLLFLPKNLSVPEPQHLLFQTLFHGVFVVIIATLTYVEAIKRLGAFKAGSITNLAPFIAAILAVPLLNETLSLAMVCGLVGMAIGALQPWRWLQHQDSLAIKLEEQKKQS